The following are from one region of the Candidatus Kapaibacterium sp. genome:
- the rodA gene encoding rod shape-determining protein RodA, whose protein sequence is MLYEPESAPTGRLQRSLRQIDWTTLLLVGLALAFGLIALYSATASSEMAPFFQRQLLYAAIGAGALVLAMWLPRSWLEQIALVGYIIGLLLLVAVLAFGRTVYGSKSWLSLGAVSFQPVEFAKLSTLLFVAHFLSQEGRSLRQLPTLLATIALVSLPALLVLLQPDAGSAMVFGAMALTLLFWGKAHPLLALLPLLAGAVVLLSLVGATALLFGLLIGAVLIFLTRPPLLVAILCCAALAALGWGTSTVYQMLRPHQQARIQAFLNPEEDPRGSGYHVIQSILAVGSGGLTGKGFQQGTQTQLRFIPKQWTDFIFCVPAEEFGFLGAVLVLAVLFGLLWHVFSLAHWLEDEPFWSLLLSGIGGIWFFHTTVNIGMALGLVPVIGLPLPFMSAGGSALVVNMAMAGLALNAYRQLY, encoded by the coding sequence ATGCTCTATGAGCCTGAATCCGCTCCCACAGGTAGGCTGCAGCGGTCGTTGCGGCAGATCGACTGGACAACCCTCCTGCTCGTGGGCCTTGCGCTGGCGTTTGGACTGATTGCCCTCTACAGTGCTACGGCAAGTTCTGAAATGGCTCCCTTCTTTCAGCGCCAGCTTCTCTACGCCGCCATCGGTGCTGGGGCATTGGTGCTTGCCATGTGGCTACCACGCTCCTGGTTGGAGCAGATAGCCCTTGTTGGCTACATCATAGGGCTCCTCCTCTTGGTTGCAGTCCTAGCATTCGGCCGCACTGTCTACGGCTCTAAGAGTTGGCTCTCCCTGGGAGCAGTCTCCTTCCAGCCGGTAGAGTTTGCAAAGCTCTCCACACTGCTATTTGTTGCCCACTTTCTCTCTCAGGAGGGCCGTTCGCTCCGACAACTCCCGACGCTGTTGGCAACAATAGCACTGGTATCGCTCCCAGCACTCCTGGTCCTCCTACAGCCCGACGCAGGCTCTGCTATGGTCTTCGGTGCCATGGCTCTAACACTACTGTTTTGGGGCAAGGCTCACCCACTCCTTGCATTGCTCCCGCTGCTCGCTGGGGCAGTCGTCCTACTATCACTCGTAGGAGCCACAGCGCTACTCTTTGGGCTTCTCATAGGGGCAGTGCTGATCTTCTTAACTCGACCGCCACTGCTAGTTGCGATTCTCTGCTGTGCTGCTCTCGCCGCCCTCGGCTGGGGGACCTCCACTGTCTACCAGATGCTGAGACCCCACCAGCAAGCCCGCATCCAAGCTTTTCTCAACCCTGAAGAAGACCCACGAGGCAGCGGTTACCACGTCATTCAGTCCATCCTCGCTGTAGGTAGCGGAGGCTTGACCGGCAAAGGGTTTCAACAGGGAACCCAGACACAGCTCCGCTTCATCCCGAAGCAATGGACCGATTTCATCTTCTGTGTCCCTGCTGAGGAGTTCGGCTTCCTTGGAGCAGTTCTGGTCTTGGCTGTGCTCTTCGGACTCCTATGGCATGTTTTTTCGCTCGCTCACTGGCTCGAAGATGAGCCTTTCTGGAGCCTCCTATTGAGCGGCATCGGTGGGATCTGGTTCTTCCACACCACTGTCAACATCGGCATGGCTCTAGGATTGGTCCCCGTAATCGGGCTGCCACTGCCGTTCATGAGCGCCGGGGGCTCTGCGCTCGTTGTCAACATGGCAATGGCAGGGCTTGCTCTGAATGCATATCGCCAGCTCTACTGA
- a CDS encoding ATP-binding cassette domain-containing protein, whose translation MGAIVTEGLTRVFRTPVKQEGLRGAIRSFFRREYREHVAVRNITFEVAEGEIVGLLGANGAGKTTLLKLLTGLLYPTAGMARVLGYIPWERSDAFRRQIALVMGQRSQLWWDLPAADSFLLHRAMYRIPMAEFQQRRDRLADMLGVADKLHVQVRRLSLGERVKCEILAALLHAPRVLFLDEPTLGLDVVAQQTVREFLTAYNRETATTIILTSHYMADIEHLCQRVLILERGQLLYDGDLRELVRRYADEKFVRAELMAPVSLDALGRVGRVHASYDRTVILRVPRAEASQRVALLLESFPVADVAIEEPPLEEVVRSLFRQSYSSCCREGGC comes from the coding sequence ATGGGGGCTATAGTGACAGAGGGGTTGACGCGGGTTTTCCGTACCCCAGTGAAACAGGAAGGGCTTCGAGGAGCGATTCGTTCATTCTTCCGCCGGGAATACCGAGAGCACGTAGCGGTCCGGAACATCACCTTTGAGGTTGCAGAAGGAGAGATCGTCGGGCTACTGGGTGCGAATGGTGCAGGGAAGACGACATTGTTGAAGCTGTTGACAGGACTGCTCTATCCTACAGCAGGGATGGCCCGAGTGCTAGGCTACATCCCGTGGGAGCGTTCTGATGCCTTCCGGCGACAGATTGCTCTCGTCATGGGGCAACGGAGCCAGCTTTGGTGGGATCTACCGGCTGCGGACTCCTTCCTCCTTCACCGAGCAATGTATCGAATCCCGATGGCTGAGTTTCAGCAGCGTCGCGATAGGCTTGCCGACATGTTGGGTGTTGCCGATAAGCTTCACGTACAAGTCCGACGCCTCTCTTTGGGGGAGCGAGTGAAGTGTGAGATTTTGGCAGCTCTCCTCCATGCCCCGCGCGTGCTCTTCCTCGACGAGCCAACCTTGGGGTTGGACGTCGTTGCACAGCAGACTGTGCGTGAGTTCTTAACAGCCTATAACCGCGAGACGGCAACAACGATTATCCTAACGAGCCACTACATGGCCGACATTGAACATCTGTGCCAGCGGGTGCTGATTCTGGAACGCGGCCAACTCCTCTACGACGGGGACTTACGGGAATTGGTCCGACGATACGCTGACGAAAAGTTTGTGCGGGCAGAGCTGATGGCCCCTGTAAGCTTGGATGCACTCGGCCGTGTAGGACGAGTCCACGCAAGTTACGACCGGACTGTTATCCTGCGGGTCCCACGCGCAGAGGCATCCCAGCGAGTAGCGTTGCTATTGGAATCGTTCCCAGTGGCTGATGTTGCGATAGAGGAGCCTCCACTGGAAGAGGTCGTGCGCTCTTTGTTCCGCCAGAGCTACTCAAGCTGTTGTAGGGAAGGGGGGTGTTAG
- a CDS encoding acyl--CoA ligase, which yields MVSLEERIRQAQTVRGVPPEQAAFPFASIGAVLRARAEEHPERVFLVFYDEHGQRSQYTYGEFARRVLLTASLLRHCGIRSGMRIATAAHNHPDTIVQYFAAWSIGACVVPLNMTEENHRLRYILENSEARLLFCREEYIERLSEFCPDGVEVIPVYADEARQDGFHALLCRREPESIPEEGDFREHEALIVYTSGTTGLPKGVMLVQRNLFADGYDIAQWHGIDAATRMMCVLPVHHVNGIVVTHVTPFLVGASVVLNRKFQTEYFFPRIVAEGVHIVSIVPTILAFLLEAGADPLNAVQNGFRHIICGAGPLTCELAQRFEQTYRIPIIHGYGLSETTCYSCFLPVGQDWKEHTHWMQDYGFPSIGVAIPCNEMTIHDRSGNELPEGERGEIVIRGWNVMKGYFANPRANEEAFTYGWFRSGDEGFYRTDAQGRRYFFITGRIKELIIRGGVNISPLEIDEVIARAPGVRAGIAVGFEHELYGEEVGALVIPEEGASPEEIRRFCALHLPFHKAPKVVLFTNELPVTTTGKYQRTRVKHLFEPWRRAQFSPEDILGESSPPREGHD from the coding sequence ATGGTGAGTCTGGAAGAACGGATTCGTCAGGCCCAAACAGTACGTGGTGTGCCTCCAGAGCAGGCTGCTTTCCCGTTCGCCTCTATTGGGGCTGTGCTTAGAGCGCGGGCTGAGGAGCACCCTGAGAGAGTGTTTCTGGTGTTTTACGACGAGCACGGTCAGCGCTCCCAGTATACGTACGGTGAGTTTGCTCGCCGAGTGCTGCTAACGGCAAGCCTTCTGCGCCACTGCGGTATTCGGTCTGGTATGAGGATCGCGACTGCTGCCCATAACCATCCGGACACAATCGTGCAATACTTCGCTGCCTGGAGCATTGGGGCATGCGTAGTCCCCTTAAACATGACGGAGGAGAATCACCGGCTGCGTTACATCCTGGAGAATTCCGAAGCGCGGCTCCTCTTCTGCCGTGAGGAGTATATTGAGCGGCTGTCCGAGTTCTGCCCAGATGGCGTGGAGGTTATCCCTGTCTATGCGGACGAAGCTCGACAGGATGGCTTCCATGCGCTGTTGTGCCGTCGCGAACCTGAGTCAATCCCAGAAGAAGGTGACTTTCGGGAGCATGAAGCCCTCATCGTTTACACGAGTGGGACGACGGGGCTCCCCAAGGGAGTCATGCTCGTGCAGAGAAACCTCTTCGCGGATGGCTACGACATTGCCCAATGGCATGGGATTGATGCAGCGACGCGCATGATGTGCGTCCTACCAGTCCACCATGTCAACGGTATCGTTGTGACCCATGTCACCCCGTTTCTTGTCGGAGCATCGGTTGTGCTGAACCGGAAGTTCCAGACGGAGTACTTCTTCCCGCGTATCGTAGCAGAGGGTGTGCACATCGTGTCTATCGTCCCAACGATACTGGCGTTCCTGTTGGAGGCTGGGGCTGATCCGCTGAATGCTGTGCAGAATGGTTTCCGCCACATCATCTGTGGGGCTGGGCCGTTGACGTGTGAACTGGCACAGCGCTTTGAGCAGACCTACCGTATCCCTATCATCCACGGCTACGGGCTCTCGGAGACGACGTGCTACTCTTGCTTCCTGCCGGTTGGACAGGATTGGAAGGAGCATACGCACTGGATGCAAGACTACGGCTTCCCTAGCATTGGGGTGGCGATTCCTTGTAACGAGATGACCATCCACGACCGTTCGGGTAACGAGCTTCCCGAAGGTGAGCGGGGCGAGATCGTCATCCGGGGATGGAACGTCATGAAGGGCTACTTTGCTAACCCTCGGGCAAATGAGGAGGCTTTCACGTACGGCTGGTTCCGTAGCGGAGACGAGGGTTTTTACCGTACCGATGCCCAAGGGCGCCGGTACTTCTTCATCACGGGGCGGATCAAGGAGCTCATCATCCGTGGAGGGGTGAACATCTCGCCGCTGGAGATCGATGAGGTCATAGCCCGAGCACCGGGAGTGCGTGCTGGTATCGCAGTTGGATTTGAGCATGAGCTCTACGGTGAGGAGGTGGGAGCGCTCGTCATCCCGGAAGAGGGGGCGTCTCCAGAGGAAATCCGGCGTTTCTGCGCGCTCCACCTACCATTCCACAAGGCGCCGAAGGTCGTGCTCTTCACCAATGAGCTGCCGGTGACGACGACAGGCAAGTATCAGCGTACGCGGGTCAAGCATCTTTTCGAGCCTTGGCGAAGGGCACAGTTCAGCCCGGAGGATATCCTTGGGGAGTCGTCTCCTCCACGCGAAGGGCACGACTAA
- the ispD gene encoding 2-C-methyl-D-erythritol 4-phosphate cytidylyltransferase has translation MVVAVVAAAGSGTRIGGKLPKQFLHLCGYPLIVYSLRTLQLVPSVDAVLVTVPQGYEESLLHLCREQGFTKVRRIVCGGPERQDSVANALQTEEVAGADYILVHDAVRPLAPAELFERVLAAARRHGAAVPGVPAVDTIKELDACRNVLRTLPRESLRYIQTPQAFRSDLLLRAYAEATQKGLRATDDAALVELLGHPVYVVDGAPENIKVTYPHDLIVAEALLQRAAEVG, from the coding sequence ATGGTAGTCGCTGTTGTCGCTGCCGCTGGATCGGGCACTCGCATAGGGGGTAAACTCCCTAAGCAGTTTCTCCACCTCTGCGGATACCCCTTGATTGTTTACTCTCTGCGCACCCTGCAGCTGGTCCCCAGCGTGGATGCTGTTCTCGTTACAGTTCCGCAAGGATACGAGGAGTCCTTACTCCACCTCTGCCGCGAACAAGGGTTCACGAAGGTCCGTCGCATCGTGTGTGGCGGCCCAGAGCGCCAGGATTCGGTCGCCAATGCCCTGCAGACAGAAGAGGTCGCCGGAGCAGACTATATCCTCGTCCACGACGCTGTGCGTCCCTTGGCTCCAGCGGAGCTCTTCGAGCGTGTCCTTGCAGCCGCACGTCGGCATGGAGCTGCGGTCCCCGGAGTTCCAGCCGTTGACACCATAAAGGAACTAGATGCCTGCAGGAACGTCCTCCGCACTCTCCCACGTGAATCCCTTCGCTATATTCAAACCCCTCAGGCCTTCCGAAGCGATCTCCTCCTACGTGCTTATGCTGAAGCTACACAGAAAGGGCTCCGAGCCACCGATGACGCTGCTCTTGTTGAGTTACTTGGACACCCCGTTTACGTCGTGGATGGCGCTCCAGAGAACATCAAGGTCACCTACCCCCACGACCTAATCGTCGCTGAAGCCCTGCTCCAAAGAGCTGCTGAGGTCGGATGA
- the mtgA gene encoding monofunctional biosynthetic peptidoglycan transglycosylase, whose translation MKKEASRFWLRRLGAFLGYGCLFGYTGSVIWVLLYAVLPPPCTPLMVQRLVEDLLRGDWVGISYRWTPADEIAPWLFRALIAAEDARFLQHYGFDWQAIQQALRRNERLRGRRLYGASTISMQTAKNAFLLPARTYLRKAAEAYFTVLIETFWGKRRILEVYANIIEWGPGIYGAEAAAQHYFGKSARDVSLRESSLLAAVLPNPRRWSPRTPTPYIQRRSAWVRARMSVVTAPARL comes from the coding sequence ATGAAGAAAGAAGCGTCCCGCTTCTGGTTGCGCCGTTTGGGAGCCTTCCTCGGCTATGGCTGTCTCTTCGGCTACACCGGTTCCGTCATCTGGGTATTACTCTATGCCGTTCTACCCCCACCCTGCACCCCGCTGATGGTGCAGCGGCTCGTAGAGGACCTCCTTCGGGGAGATTGGGTGGGAATTTCCTACCGATGGACCCCAGCAGATGAGATAGCTCCGTGGCTCTTCCGAGCTCTCATCGCGGCCGAGGATGCTCGCTTCCTCCAGCACTATGGGTTTGACTGGCAAGCCATCCAGCAAGCCCTTCGCCGGAACGAGCGCCTCCGCGGCCGCCGCCTCTATGGGGCTAGTACGATTTCCATGCAGACGGCAAAGAACGCCTTCCTTCTGCCAGCACGAACCTACCTTCGGAAAGCTGCAGAAGCCTACTTCACCGTGCTCATAGAGACCTTCTGGGGCAAGCGCCGTATTCTGGAAGTGTACGCCAACATCATAGAGTGGGGCCCTGGAATCTATGGGGCTGAAGCCGCAGCACAACACTACTTCGGGAAATCGGCCCGAGACGTATCCCTGCGCGAGTCTTCCCTACTGGCAGCGGTCCTCCCAAATCCCCGCCGCTGGTCCCCAAGGACCCCAACGCCGTACATTCAGCGCCGTAGCGCCTGGGTGCGTGCCCGCATGAGCGTTGTGACAGCACCCGCGCGCCTTTGA
- a CDS encoding phosphoribosylaminoimidazolesuccinocarboxamide synthase — MQLQSFPIPAITETQLPLPLLRRGKVRDVYEVDNERLLIVATDRISAFDVVLPQPVPCKGILLTQLSAFWFEQTSALVPNHLLSTELPPERAELSDFCELLQGRVLLVRRTEPIPVECIVRGYLAGSAWRQYQQSQRVGDTPLPEGLQHGSPLPEPLFTPTTKAHNGHDEPISFAAMADLLGYELAERLRTLSIRVYTYAAHYCRQRGLILADTKLEFGIAADGSLLLIDELLTPDSSRFWLAEDYERGGALVDMDKQFVRDYLERLGWNKQPPPPELPEEILLQTQQRYCEAFRRLVPHPVPWCCSTDAL; from the coding sequence ATGCAGCTCCAGAGCTTTCCGATACCGGCCATTACTGAAACGCAGCTCCCCCTGCCGCTGCTGCGACGGGGTAAGGTCCGAGATGTCTACGAGGTAGACAACGAACGGCTCCTGATTGTTGCCACAGACCGTATCTCCGCCTTTGATGTTGTCCTACCTCAGCCTGTGCCGTGCAAAGGTATCCTTCTGACACAGCTCTCTGCCTTCTGGTTTGAACAGACCTCAGCTCTCGTCCCCAACCATCTGCTCTCTACGGAGCTTCCCCCGGAGCGAGCAGAACTCTCCGACTTCTGCGAGCTCCTCCAGGGGCGTGTCCTCTTAGTGCGTCGCACGGAGCCAATCCCTGTAGAGTGTATTGTTCGCGGATACCTGGCCGGTTCAGCATGGCGGCAGTACCAGCAATCCCAACGCGTCGGTGATACTCCTCTCCCAGAAGGACTCCAGCACGGCAGCCCATTGCCAGAACCGCTCTTTACCCCAACAACGAAAGCCCACAATGGGCACGACGAGCCAATTTCGTTTGCAGCGATGGCGGATCTGCTGGGCTACGAGCTGGCGGAGCGCCTACGCACACTCTCTATCCGAGTGTACACCTATGCAGCGCATTACTGCCGCCAGCGAGGATTGATCTTGGCTGACACCAAGCTCGAGTTCGGCATCGCCGCTGATGGAAGCCTACTGCTCATCGACGAGCTGCTTACCCCAGACTCCTCTCGCTTCTGGCTGGCAGAGGACTACGAGCGTGGCGGAGCACTGGTAGATATGGACAAGCAGTTCGTGCGCGACTACTTAGAACGACTCGGCTGGAACAAGCAGCCCCCACCTCCGGAGCTGCCGGAGGAGATTCTGCTGCAGACACAGCAGCGTTACTGTGAAGCTTTTCGGCGCTTAGTCCCACATCCCGTACCATGGTGCTGTTCGACAGATGCTCTATGA